The Aedes aegypti strain LVP_AGWG chromosome 3, AaegL5.0 Primary Assembly, whole genome shotgun sequence genome contains a region encoding:
- the LOC5577003 gene encoding somatostatin receptor type 2, whose product MDDNLTYFLTTGGLFGENASIGENALNDTGGMPRGNFTCPSTDMPTTYTVFMILYAVVCLVGVMGNTLVIYVVLRFSNMQTVTNMYILNLAIADECFLIGIPFLIATMHMKRWVFGGAMCKAYMVSTSITQFTSSIFLFIMSADRYIAICHHISSPKYRTPLVSRVVSALAWLASALIMLPIMIYGDIIQLQPNSYSCQIVWPESHEHMPGYTFTLYSLILGFVVPLCFIMTFYCLVIRKLRNVGPKTTNKSRGKRRSHRKVTKLVLTVITVYILCWLPYWISQVALITSPDGSCSTRLDIILFLLVGCLGYINSAINPILYAYLSENFKKSFLKACTCAARAEVNAQLKLENSVMPKRSRTRTNSDTTQLTTSKVQHRLLIDPTTTATTTTTAASTVSSRNPSPPVVQRSLMNNNHHGSGSGNNGKNCNNDRTADSANRTAPNASNGHNSLGELVQLS is encoded by the coding sequence ATGGATGATAATCTAACGTATTTTCTGACTACGGGTGGTTTGTTCGGGGAAAATGCTTCGATAGGAGAGAATGCATTGAACGACACAGGAGGGATGCCTCGTGGCAACTTCACCTGCCCATCGACGGATATGCCAACCACGTACACTGTGTTCATGATACTATATGCCGTCGTGTGTCTGGTTGGTGTCATGGGCAATACGTTGGTAATCTATGTGGTGCTACGATTTTCCAACATGCAGACGGTGACCAACATGTACATTCTGAATCTGGCGATTGCGGACGAGTGCTTCCTGATCGGTATTCCGTTCCTGATAGCAACGATGCACATGAAGCGTTGGGTCTTCGGTGGAGCCATGTGCAAAGCCTATATGGTCAGCACGTCGATTACGCAATTCACCTCTTCAATATTTCTGTTCATCATGTCTGCCGACCGCTATATAGCTATTTGTCACCATATCTCATCGCCCAAGTACAGGACGCCTCTGGTGTCTCGAGTGGTCTCTGCTCTTGCTTGGCTAGCTTCCGCTCTAATCATGCTGCCAATCATGATTTACGGTGACATCATCCAGCTGCAACCCAACAGCTACTCGTGTCAAATCGTGTGGCCAGAATCACACGAACATATGCCCGGATACACGTTCACGCTCTACTCGCTGATCTTGGGATTTGTAGTGCCACTCTGCTTTATAATGACATTTTACTGTCTCGTGATTCGCAAACTTCGTAACGTAGGGCCAAAAACGACCAACAAATCACGCGGAAAACGACGTTCCCACCGGAAGGTAACGAAACTAGTGCTAACCGTAATCACCGTCTACATCCTTTGTTGGCTACCGTACTGGATTTCGCAGGTAGCGTTAATTACTTCCCCGGATGGGTCCTGCAGCACTCGGCTCGATATCATACTTTTCCTCCTGGTCGGTTGTTTAGGTTACATTAACTCAGCCATAAACCCCATCCTCTACGCGTACCTTAGCGAAAACTTTAAGAAAAGTTTTCTTAAAGCCTGCACCTGTGCCGCCCGGGCAGAGGTAAATGCCCAGTTAAAATTAGAAAACAGCGTAATGCCGAAGCGGTCCCGCACTCGAACGAACTCCGACACGACCCAACTGACCACATCGAAAGTGCAACATCGGCTGTTGATCGATCCGACCACGACGGCCACCACGACAACGACCGCGGCATCAACCGTGTCCTCGCGGAATCCCAGCCCACCTGTCGTACAAAGGAGCTTAATGAACAATAACCATCACGGAAGCGGAAGTGGGAACAACGGGAAAAACTGTAACAACGACCGAACAGCCGATTCGGCCAATCGAACGGCACCGAATGCCTCCAATGGCCACAATAGCTTAGGTGAATTAGTGCAATTGTCTTAA